From Primulina tabacum isolate GXHZ01 chromosome 2, ASM2559414v2, whole genome shotgun sequence, one genomic window encodes:
- the LOC142537937 gene encoding uncharacterized protein LOC142537937, protein MAADVSSLLRVINGGDTKESTSTGKSTAPVTRDFLGGCSTPDSKELDLDLQVPCGWEKRLDLKSGKVYLQRCNSTNSSSSTSENKPQSSQTLAKFQDLNFPPTLKQTLNLFDESNLELKLVSPASTSPSSSSYPSICTLDKVKSALERAEKETVIRKRSMSMSKSCSSRSNSSSSIQDRDFDHEEKFSGSFAAGCPSCLLYVLISKSNPKCPRCNSEVPVPVVVKKPRIDLNMCI, encoded by the exons ATGGCCGCTGATGTCAGTTCTCTTCTCAGAGTGATCAACGGCGGCGATACGAAGGAGTCGACCTCCACAGGGAAATCGACGGCCCCCGTCACCCGGGACTTTCTCGGTGGGTGCTCTACACCCGATTCCAAGGAGTTAGACCTGGATTTGCAAGTGCCCTGTGGCTGGGAGAAACGCCTCGATTTAAAG TCGGGCAAAGTGTATCTTCAACGGTGCAATTCCACAAATTCGTCCTCTTCAACTTCAGAAAACAAGCCCCAAAGTAGCCAAACTCTCGCCAAGTTTCAAGACCTCAACTTCCCTCCGACTTTGAAACAAACATTAAACCTCTTCGACGAATCGAACTTAGAGTTGAAGCTTGTTTCGCCGGCATCGACGTCTCCTTCATCTTCGAGTTACCCGAGCATATGCACTCTCGACAAAGTGAAGTCGGCACTCGAGAGGGCCGAGAAAGAAACGGTGATCAGGAAGCGTTCGATGTCGATGTCTAAATCTTGTTCTTCGCGTTCGAATTCTTCGTCCTCTATCCAAGACCGAGATTTCGATCACGAGGAGAAATTCTCCGGATCGTTCGCTGCGGGGTGTCCGAGTTGTCTTCTTTATGTGTTGATTTCCAAGAGCAATCCCAAGTGCCCTCGATGCAACAGTGAAGTGCCAGTTCCTGTGGTAGTCAAAAAACCTCGTATTGATCTGAATATGTGTATTTGA